TCGGCCTCGAGCAAATGAATCAGGACGCTCGTGACGACGCCGCCGTCTTGGGCGTTTTCGCGCCACTCGTCTCTGACTTTGGCTGAGAACTCGGTGATTGGATCGCCCGCACCGCTTACGTTGTCCTCGCCGCCGGTGATCTTCCATTGACGCTCGTACCGAAGTCCACCCCGGGGACAGAAGTCCCAACACAGAGAACAGCCCGTACACATCTTCACCAGTTTCGGGAGTCCGTCCTCACCGATTCCGATCGAATCGGACGGACAGGACGCGACACAGGTCCCACACTGGATACACCGGTCGTCCTGGATGACTGCCTCGTCGAGTTCCATGAACCACGTTTTCTCGTCGGGCGTTTCGATCCCGTTCATCTCATCACGAATGCCGTATCCCGGCGTATCGAGCGCCACGCCATCGGGAACGCCGACGCGCTCGTCGGGCCGGCCGTGATCGACGTCCTGACTGGCGTCGTCCGCTGGCTGGGTGAATTCGATCTCGCCGAGATCGCCGTCCCGATCAACGTTCGTCGGAACGCTTCCTCCATCCGTGACCGTGTGCTGAGCGGACGGAACGCCCGGCAGCGATCGCTCGTTGGCGGACGCCGGATCAGTCCCCATGAGAAACACCCCGTGAGACTGGCGCATCGGCGCGTTGCATGAGCGTTCGCAGTCTGTCGTTGTCCACCCGGCGACACCATTCATAGAATCGTTCGCCATCGGCACGTTCCTCGGCGTAGACGGCAAACAGCTGTTCGAGTGCTGGGATCACGGCTTCAGCCGGAACGGCCGTTTCGACCCAGTCGATAAAGGCGTTGTCCACGCCGAGGCTGCCCCCGAGTCCGAAATCCATCCCTTCGACGATGGTGTCGCCTTCGTCGTTGGAGCTTCGGTCGGGATCGGTTATCGTGACCGTCTCGCCTCGGAAACCGATATCAGCGATCTGGGGCTGGGCGCAGGAGGCCGAACAACCGCTCATGTGCATCCGAACGACGTCCAAATCTTCCGGCGTCTCGATGCGGTCGTCTAATTCTCGCGCCCACTGCTTCACGCGCTGTTTCGTCTCGATGATTCCGTAGTTGCAGAATTCGCTGCCGGTACAACCGACTGCACCCCGGGAAAAGGGACCAGGATCGGGCTGGTATTCGGCAGCGAACGGCTCGGAGATGAGATCGTCGGTGGCGTCGTTCGGTACGTGACTGAGCAGGAAGTTCTGCTCAGTCGCCAACCGAACCGAGGCCTCGTCGGTACCGTATCGGCGAGCGGCACGAGCGGCTGACGCGAACTCCGATCCACCGATCCGTCCGGCGACGACGTTGAAGCCGACGTACGACAGTCCGTCGTCTTTCTGTTCGTGAACGCCCACGTGGTCGCCGGTGTATCCTTCGGTGAGATCTACGCCGCGGTCACGCAAGGGAACCGAACACCGGTCACGGACGGCTTGCTCGAACGTTTCCGGACCGAGCTGTTCGACAAGATACCGCATTCGGCACACCCCGCGGTTGTGACGGTCACCCAACTCTTTGAACACCTGCGCGATGGCACGACAGAATTCGACTGTATCCTCCGGAGGGACGAACACATCGAGCGGTGAGGCCATCCGCGGTCCATCCGACAGCCCGCCACCGACGCGGGCGTGAAAGCCGTAGTACCACTCGCCGTCGATGCGTCGCTTTGCCGGTATCAATCCCACGTCGTTGATCTGTGATTGGGCACAATCCTCCCGGCAGCCCGTGATCGTCATTTTGAACTTCCGAGGAAGGTTCGCATACTCTCGATTCCCCGTGAAAAAGTCCGAAACCGCGTTCACGACCGGCTGAGCGTCGAAACACTCGTGATCGTCGAGACCTGCGACCGGACAGCCCAAGACGTTTCGTGCACCATCGCCACACCCCTGTACCGTCGTGAGACCCACCGCATCGTATCGCTTCCATATCTCAGGGATGTCCTCGATCTCGATCCAATGCATTTGGACGTCTTGACGGGTCGTGATATCGAGGAAACCGTCACCCCACTCCTCGTTTTGCTCGCTCCCGCCGAATGCCTCGGGAGCAGTAGCGAACTCCTCGGCGACGGTACCGATCACTTCGGCTTGCTCGGGAGTCAAATACCCCCCCGGAACCTTCGTTCGGAGCATGAAATACCCCTGATGTTGGCCATGCGTGTACAGCCCGGCCCATTTCAGCCGCTCCCACTCCCCCTCTCCGGCACGGGCTTCGATCTCGTCGAACGTCAATCCCTCGTGAGCATATTCGTACACGTCGTCGATAACGTCTAACGGATGTTTGTCCTGTTTCCACTGTTCGACAGTATTCATGAATTCTCCGTGGCCTGTGATACAAGCTCACCCATGAGATTGTATCTCTGCCTTGCGGCCAGTCATGTCGATGCTACCCGATCGAGGCGGGTTTTGCCATAATGTGTGACAGAGTAACACCGAACGATCAGTCGAGACGTAGCAGACAGTGCTCGACAGACGATTACTCACGGAGAACGGTGATGATCACGGCGTCCCAGCTACCGGAAAACGCCACGGAAGATCAAGTATCGATTCCATCGAACGTCACCAGCCATCGCTGTCGATGAGCTGCGATGGGGTGACGACATCGACATCTTTGCTGTTGACGTGGTCGACGATCTGCTCAAACGTATCGACGGAAACGCCCTCACTTCCGATTTCGTGGTACGAGATAACAGCTAATTGGTTGAATTCCGCGGCCATATCGACGATTTGGCTCGTTCCGTCGGCTGATGGACCCTGTACGCGAGAGATGAATGCAGAATTACTCGGATGCTTGGCGTTGTTCGGCCCTGCTCCGAAGAGATACCCGGTTTCGAACAGATCGTTGATGTGGTTGAGAGTGGTCGTATCGACCCGGCTGTAGGGAGCGACGAAATGGCGAGCGCCGTTCGTGAACCCCTTGACTTCGAGATACTGTTTGGTTTGCTGGAGGATCTGTCGTTGTTCCTTAGATGAGTGATCCGGGAGGAGTTCACTGGCGTGTCCGATCATATCCCATCCATCCCCGCCCATCTCACGCATGTCGGCTTCAGTAATGCGGTCATCGCCACCGACCGCGTTCGGAGCGACGGCGACAGCGCCCGACCAGCCGTTCTGTTTCAACGTCGGATAGGCCGTTTCGTAAGCACTCACGTGTCCGTCGTCGAACTGAAACATCACCTTTCCGGTGTCGGGCTTCGGTATCTTCCGCAGGTCGTCGACCAACACCTGAAACGGCTTGTCCACGGGTCCGATCTGAACGTTCACCTTGGTCACGCTGTCCAACACCGGATTCCCCCGTTTGCCAGTGTACCCGAGATCAAAGCGGACCCAGCCATCGAGTTCGATCGGAATGTGTCGAGTGCTCGTGAGCATCGTGCTTTGGGCAGGAGCGATGATCTCCGCCCGTACCTTGATACTGTCGGGTTTATTTACCTTTACTGCCAATGAGAGGTCGTGGCTACTGAGGTTCAACGCCTCCGGATAGAATGCGCGGGAAATCTTGGCAACCGGTTCGCTCGCACCGTTTTTGGGTTCGAGCACCATCGATTGACTGCCCTGAAACACGTCTTGACCGGTGCCTCGCAACCGCCCGTTGGTGACCTCCCACCTCGAGATGTCCTCGAAGTCATCAACCGACGTACCAGGTGCACCGGAATCGTCGTTCGTTCCGTTATCCGTGTTCTTCGTGTCGGTAGGAGGGGTGGACGTTGATCCACCGCTTCCCGGAAGCGAGGAACACCCAGCAACCGACATCGCCCCAGCTACACCGACTGTCGTAAGGAATGTCCGTCGAGTTGACTGTCGTTGCATGTATCGTCAATCAGTTGGTAGTCATTATACGTTTTGTGGACGTCCTGAATTGTATGCCAATTTAATTAGGATATATGAAATTTAATGTTTTATTTATTATTTATAATAATGCAATATTCTCTGAATCCGAGTCGTAGTATTATTCGACATCGCTACATCGAATCAGTGTGAGACAACGCAACCGTACTCAGTGAACCAGTAGCTTATATAAAACGGCTCGTATCCCCTCGATGAGTTATTTGAGTGATCAGACAATACGGTACAGCGATGCGAGAAGCAGTCATCGTCGACGCCGTCCGCACTCCGTTTGGCAAGCAATCGGGTGTATTCAGTGACATTCATCCACAGGATCTGGCAGCCGAGCCGTTGGTCGGACTCCAAGAGCGCAACGGGTTCGATCCAGAGAGCATCGAAGACGTGATCTACGGCTGTGTAACCCCAGTCGAAGAACAAGGACTGAACATCGGCCGGATCGCCTCGATGGTCGCTGGGTGGGGTGACGGCGTTCCGGGTGTTCAGCTCAATCGCATGTGTGGGTCGGGCCAGCAGGCAGTCAACTTCGCAGCCGGGCAGATACAAGCGGGAACACACGACGTGGTCATCGCGGGCGGTATCGAGCACATGTCCTGTGTGCCGATGGGTTCGGATGGGAATTCCCTATCAGAAACGTATTTCGAGCAGTTCGATGAGCTTACAACACAAGGAGAGGGAGCCGAACGGATCGCAGAGCAGTGGGGATTCACGCGGGAGGACGTCGACGCGATCGCTGCCGATTCCCAACATCGATGGGGTGATGCGTGGGAGGCAGGCCACTATGACGATCAGATCGTCTCTGTCGAAGCTGAGATCGACGGCGAACCTGTGACGGTCGAGCGAGACGAACACCCACGTCCCGAGACGACCGAGGAGACGCTTCACAATCTACCACTCGCGTTTCGATCACCGGGCGACGGTGTCGTTCATCCAGGGAACTCCTCGGGGATCGTAGACGGCTCATCAGCACTGTTGATCGCAAGTGCCGATGCTGCCGACAAACACGGCTGGGAGCCGATGGCCCGGATCGTCGACAGCCACGTCGTCGGCGTCGATCCGATCACGATGCTCACAGGACCCATTCCAGCCACGCAGGAACTCCTCGACCAACACGACATAACGGTCGACGATATCGATCTGTTCGAAGTCAACGAGGCGTTCGCGCCGGTGATCTGTGCGTGGCTCGAAGAGACCGGTGCAGACTGGGATCGAACTAACGTCAACGGCGGGGCGATCGCTCACGGACACCCACTCGGAGCTACCGGAGCTGCACTCGTAACGAAACTCGCCCACGAACTCGACCGTACCGGCTTAGACACCGCACTTTCGACCATGTGTATCGGCTTCGGACAGGGTATTGCTACACTCATCGAACGCGTGTAAGCGCGCATGCGATCCGATCGTTTCAGTGACCCGGAAGAATTATGCTGGTGGACGACGCGGCTCATCCAATGAGCGAGGATGCAGTCCTGCTCGACATCGAAGACGGAACCGCGACGATCACGTTGAACAACCCCGGAATGCGAAACGCACTCTCCGAGGACGTATCAACCGGTATCATCGAAGCGATTCGCACGATCGAAGGGAGCGACGCCCGCGCCGTCGTGATCAGGGGTGCTGGCGATGCGTTCTGTTCGGGGGGTGATGTCTCCGCGATGATGGAGCGAATGAGCGGCGACGTGGAACTGTACGAGGCTGTGCGGCGGATTCATCAGCAGACGAGCCGCGCTGTTCAACGAGTGTATGAGTGTCATCTTCCGACCGTCGCGCTGATCGAGGGCGTGGCGTTCGGGGCGGGAGCGAACCTCGCCATTGCGTGTGACATCCAACTCGGAAGCAGTGATGCGAAGATCAGTTTTGGCTTCCGGAACGTTGGGCTTGCGACTGACACCGGAACGTCGTATCTGCTCCCACGACTGGTGGGATTGAACACCGCAAAAGAACTCGTCTTTACCGGTCAAGTGCTTGAGGCCGATCGAGCAAAGCAGTTCGGTCTCATAAACCACGTCTACCACGAGGACTTCGAAGAACGGGCCGCCGAGTTCGTCGCTCAACTCGCTCACGGTCCCACCATCGCGCTTGAAGCCTCGAAACGAGCACTCAACCAAGGTCTCGAACAGTCACTCGATCAGGCGATGACCCGCGAAGCTGCCCATCAGGCGGCCGTCTTCGAAACCCACGACCACAAGGAAGGTGCATCAGCGTTCATGGAACGCCGGGAGCCCGATTTCACCGGCGAATAGCCCCCGGAGACTGCGGCGCTTATCGGTGAGCACGCATATCTCGACAGTCACATGATAATTTGAAGACGCGATTCGGACACGACAGCAAGAACTTTCCAAATACGACATTACACTCGTTGAAAATCGTAGTTTGGAAATCAAAGAGAGTGCGGCCGATTCTGTCACACTCACATCGCTTATCTGTGGGCGAATCGAGTAGCGAGTATGGTACCGGATTTGGATGGTCGAACCGCATTTATCACGGGGACAACCCGAGGGATCGGAAAACAGATCGCACTCAGCCTCGCGGAGGCAGGGTGTAACATCGTTTCTACGGGAAAGACGACCGAAGAGGGTGGGGAGTTGCCGGGGACGATCCACCAAACCGCTCAAGAGTGTGAAGAACGCGGCGTACAGGCCCATGCCATTCGGCTGAATCTCCGGGACGAGGAGAACGTGCGGGCGGCTGTCGAGGAGGCGATCGACGTGTTCGGTGAGATCGACATCGTCATCAACAACGCGAGCGCCATTCAATTAGCCCCTGTCGAGGAGATGCCGGCCGACCGATTCGATCTAATGACTGACGTCAACGTGCGAGGAACGTATCTCACCAGTCGGGCGTTCATTCCACACCTGCGCGAGATCGGGGGCGGTCACATCCTGACAAACGCACCGCCGATCACCACGGATCGTTCGCCGGGCAGCGCGGCGTATTCGTGGTCGAAGCTCGGTATGACGTTCGCAACTCTCTCGCTCGCTAAGGAACTCGCCAGCGACGGGATCGCAGCCAACACCCTGTGGCCCGTTACCGCCATCGATACCCGTGCAACGCGGTATTTCGGAATGGGTACCGAAGACGACTGGCGGTCACCGGACGTCGTGGCGGATGCGGTGCTCGAAATCCTTGCTCGTGATCCTGACCAGTTCACTGGGAACGCACTCTATGACGAAGAGGTCCTTCGAGAGTCTGGCATCGAGGACTTCTCGCAGTACAATCTCACAGAAGGAGACCCAGCACCGCTCTCTGCCCAAATGTTCGATCCGGAGTACGAGCGTCCCTAACGGTCCACGAATCGTTTCTGGTGTGGCGGTCGGTGGCCCAGACAGGAGAGTAACGTTGTGGGCGACACTGAATCGATACACCGAGGATAGCGAGTGCTGGCGGTTGTGTCTTCGCAAAAAACGGATGCGACCGCGTGTCTCTCTATCCAGAGAGGACGTGCACGTTGGTGTCGTCGGCCTGAATGCCCAACACGTTGGTACTGATATTGTTGGCCGTGTTGTCGACGTCCACGAGGTCGTTGTCGTTAACGACAGTGGTACACCCACTGTTGATATCGGTCTGTTCGGCAGCAGCGGTACCAGCCCCGCCTGCGATGAGCGTCACGAGCAGGGCAACGGTCAGTACGGTTCGGAATGTTCGTGTCATGATTGGATCTTCGCTGGGGCCTGATCACGGTTGAACGATGAGTACATCATCCATTCTCGGCGCCGATTATCCGATCGAGAGGGAGATCAGCACAGCCGATACCGACCGATTCGACCGGCATGCCAATCGAAATCGGTAGTGTCGTTTGTCCTGATCATCTATCGATCATACCAATATATTTAATATATCGAAATAACTTTCGATGATGCCTTGTGTCATTCCCCAGTATCGCTGTCTACCGAGGAGGAGGATATAAAATATGGTGGAGTATCAAACAGTGATATGATTGATAGGGCCTGTAGTCGAACTCTGATGAATCAGTAAGAACCGCGATCAAATTTGGTAATGGGAACAAAAGAGGGCACCCGGATACAAAGCTCGGTAACGATGTATCTACATATATCATACCAATAATACACCAAAAAATAAAAAATTATATTTCTTCTTTATCCAGAGAGGACGTGTACGTTGGTGTCGTCGACCTGAACGCCCAACACGTTGGTGCTGATGTTGTTGGCCGTGTCGTCAACGTCCACGAGGTCGTCGTCGTTGACGACCGTGGTTTCGCCACTGTTGATCTCGGTTCGTTCGCTTCTCTGTTGAGCATCGTCTTGTTCATCCACCTGATCGTTATCCAGCGCTGAGAGGATGATCACGTTGGAGTCGTCGACCTGAACGCCCAACACGTTGGTGCTGATGTTATTCAGAACGTTGTCAAGTTCAACGAGATCGTTGTCATTAACGACTGTCGTCTCACCGCTGTTAATGTCGGTCTGTTCGGCAGCAGCGGTACCAGCTCCGCCTGCGATGAGCGTCACGAGCAGGATAGCAGTCAATGCGGTTCGGAATGTTCGTGTCATGGTTGTCTCTTGCTGGGGTCCGATCACCACTAGACGAAGTACGTATCACTCACAGCAGCACTGAGCAATCCGACCAGAACAGGGTACAGCACGACCGATACTGACTGATCTCCACACACATATTGATCAAAATTTATAGTATCGGATATACTTATACTTGTTCTATTATATCATCATGCATCATATCCAACAGTGATTGTGAGTGCCGTCTCGTATCATTCCCCAGTATCGATGTTACCGAGGAGGAGGGTATAAAACGTGATGAAGCATCAAACGGTGGTATGATTGAATGAGATGCAACCGTCGTACAGCAGTGTCGGGGTTTTGTGAGTGTTCGAATGATGGTAGAGCGAGACAGTTCCGTACAATCAGTCATCACAGAAGTGTCACGCTGCTTCGAGACAGTACAAGGTTTGATCGGATCCCTCACACGCGACGAAGAGGGCACCGTTAGCGATCGCGAGTCCCTGAACAGTGGACGATGTCGAATGAGACCATCGTTTTGCGCCCGTGCGTATCGAGCCGATTCCAAAACCGCCGTCAGCCGCGAACGCATGGACCGTATCACCACTACTGAGATACAGAGTGTCCCCGGCAGCGACGGGAGCAACAGCGTCGTATCGTCCATCGATCTGCCAGTCCGTCTGCTCGTTATACTCTCGAATCGCCGTGATCCCCTGCGTTCCAGCCGTATAGAACGTAGGATTGGTGTAAATGGGAGCTACACGTGCGAGTTTACGATCGATCGTCCAGAGGGTGGTTCCATTCGATTCCCCGCCTTGGAGCAAGCTCAGAGAATCATCGGTCGTGTGGACGGCGACACCATCCGAAGACGGAATCGTCGTTCCAATAGCACCGTCTACCGTACTGCGCCACGCTTCATGTGGAAACGTATCGGTCTCTTTCCAATAAAACGCATACACCGTTCCCTCGTCAGTCCCCACGTACAGAACGAACGAACGGAATCCGAACGCAGAGATCGCACTGGAAAGATCTTTCTGCCACATCTCATCGCCTGTCTGGAGCGCAACTGCCACTATCGTTCCAGATGTGGTACCGGCGATGAGGTGTGGCGTGGGAACCCCCTCACCAGCGACGACTGTAAGTGTGGTATACTCGTGACCGTCGGCCCCGTAAGACCAGTGGGAGGTACCTGTCGCTGGATCGAGAGCGTACAGGCGTTTTTCACTCGTCATATACACCCGCCCATCGTAGACGATGGGAGAAGAGGGGTCTCTC
The sequence above is drawn from the Halocatena salina genome and encodes:
- a CDS encoding nitrite/sulfite reductase, with product MNTVEQWKQDKHPLDVIDDVYEYAHEGLTFDEIEARAGEGEWERLKWAGLYTHGQHQGYFMLRTKVPGGYLTPEQAEVIGTVAEEFATAPEAFGGSEQNEEWGDGFLDITTRQDVQMHWIEIEDIPEIWKRYDAVGLTTVQGCGDGARNVLGCPVAGLDDHECFDAQPVVNAVSDFFTGNREYANLPRKFKMTITGCREDCAQSQINDVGLIPAKRRIDGEWYYGFHARVGGGLSDGPRMASPLDVFVPPEDTVEFCRAIAQVFKELGDRHNRGVCRMRYLVEQLGPETFEQAVRDRCSVPLRDRGVDLTEGYTGDHVGVHEQKDDGLSYVGFNVVAGRIGGSEFASAARAARRYGTDEASVRLATEQNFLLSHVPNDATDDLISEPFAAEYQPDPGPFSRGAVGCTGSEFCNYGIIETKQRVKQWARELDDRIETPEDLDVVRMHMSGCSASCAQPQIADIGFRGETVTITDPDRSSNDEGDTIVEGMDFGLGGSLGVDNAFIDWVETAVPAEAVIPALEQLFAVYAEERADGERFYEWCRRVDNDRLRTLMQRADAPVSRGVSHGD
- a CDS encoding polysaccharide deacetylase family protein, translating into MQRQSTRRTFLTTVGVAGAMSVAGCSSLPGSGGSTSTPPTDTKNTDNGTNDDSGAPGTSVDDFEDISRWEVTNGRLRGTGQDVFQGSQSMVLEPKNGASEPVAKISRAFYPEALNLSSHDLSLAVKVNKPDSIKVRAEIIAPAQSTMLTSTRHIPIELDGWVRFDLGYTGKRGNPVLDSVTKVNVQIGPVDKPFQVLVDDLRKIPKPDTGKVMFQFDDGHVSAYETAYPTLKQNGWSGAVAVAPNAVGGDDRITEADMREMGGDGWDMIGHASELLPDHSSKEQRQILQQTKQYLEVKGFTNGARHFVAPYSRVDTTTLNHINDLFETGYLFGAGPNNAKHPSNSAFISRVQGPSADGTSQIVDMAAEFNQLAVISYHEIGSEGVSVDTFEQIVDHVNSKDVDVVTPSQLIDSDGW
- a CDS encoding thiolase family protein, producing MREAVIVDAVRTPFGKQSGVFSDIHPQDLAAEPLVGLQERNGFDPESIEDVIYGCVTPVEEQGLNIGRIASMVAGWGDGVPGVQLNRMCGSGQQAVNFAAGQIQAGTHDVVIAGGIEHMSCVPMGSDGNSLSETYFEQFDELTTQGEGAERIAEQWGFTREDVDAIAADSQHRWGDAWEAGHYDDQIVSVEAEIDGEPVTVERDEHPRPETTEETLHNLPLAFRSPGDGVVHPGNSSGIVDGSSALLIASADAADKHGWEPMARIVDSHVVGVDPITMLTGPIPATQELLDQHDITVDDIDLFEVNEAFAPVICAWLEETGADWDRTNVNGGAIAHGHPLGATGAALVTKLAHELDRTGLDTALSTMCIGFGQGIATLIERV
- a CDS encoding enoyl-CoA hydratase/isomerase family protein — protein: MSEDAVLLDIEDGTATITLNNPGMRNALSEDVSTGIIEAIRTIEGSDARAVVIRGAGDAFCSGGDVSAMMERMSGDVELYEAVRRIHQQTSRAVQRVYECHLPTVALIEGVAFGAGANLAIACDIQLGSSDAKISFGFRNVGLATDTGTSYLLPRLVGLNTAKELVFTGQVLEADRAKQFGLINHVYHEDFEERAAEFVAQLAHGPTIALEASKRALNQGLEQSLDQAMTREAAHQAAVFETHDHKEGASAFMERREPDFTGE
- a CDS encoding SDR family oxidoreductase — translated: MVPDLDGRTAFITGTTRGIGKQIALSLAEAGCNIVSTGKTTEEGGELPGTIHQTAQECEERGVQAHAIRLNLRDEENVRAAVEEAIDVFGEIDIVINNASAIQLAPVEEMPADRFDLMTDVNVRGTYLTSRAFIPHLREIGGGHILTNAPPITTDRSPGSAAYSWSKLGMTFATLSLAKELASDGIAANTLWPVTAIDTRATRYFGMGTEDDWRSPDVVADAVLEILARDPDQFTGNALYDEEVLRESGIEDFSQYNLTEGDPAPLSAQMFDPEYERP
- a CDS encoding outer membrane protein assembly factor BamB family protein translates to MVSRRVFLSGGGGVLTAVLAGCLNSDNSSLAPGTDTSTDWPYPRADTANTGYVPDAKAPRESVRERWTVGRETATGIPAIVDERIYLPTAGMLLALDAESGNELWRFTLPEARDPSSPIVYDGRVYMTSEKRLYALDPATGTSHWSYGADGHEYTTLTVVAGEGVPTPHLIAGTTSGTIVAVALQTGDEMWQKDLSSAISAFGFRSFVLYVGTDEGTVYAFYWKETDTFPHEAWRSTVDGAIGTTIPSSDGVAVHTTDDSLSLLQGGESNGTTLWTIDRKLARVAPIYTNPTFYTAGTQGITAIREYNEQTDWQIDGRYDAVAPVAAGDTLYLSSGDTVHAFAADGGFGIGSIRTGAKRWSHSTSSTVQGLAIANGALFVACEGSDQTLYCLEAA